Genomic segment of Pochonia chlamydosporia 170 chromosome 1, whole genome shotgun sequence:
CTTTGTGTACCCCAAGATGTGACTGTTTAGAATTGTGCGGCGCCGCTTTGACATGAGTGTTGGATATTGTtaggatgttgttggtgttgctcTTAGCTATCATAGACCCATCACGTTGACTGGCAAGGGCTTGCATAGATGTGTGTTTCCAAAACCTGAATCGAGAACTTGTTCGATCTGTTTCTGTTTATGAGCCGATCTGCCGATCGCATATGCATGACGTCTGTTCTTCGTATTTTCTCAAGAGTGGGCATGTGGAGAGGGAGGATCGTATGAATCGTGTGGATTGGGCGGTTGGCCAGTCATGTCCACCTGACAAAGTATCGTCTCCTGATGATCTTGTACAggaatactccgtagtttACAGAAGCGTGGAGTATGGGCCAGGTCGGTGCTTTATGATTTATTCTTTGGGAGTAGAGGGTCGTGGGTTAAATACTTGAGGTTTTGAGTAGTGCAGAGTAATGAGAGTTTTTGCTGCCTTGATTAGACTTTGATGTATTACCTGTCAGTTTGTTCGTAGTACTGTGACTATGCTTGCAGTTGTTCTCGCAACTAGTAATTCAATATATGGAGAATATCTCCGGCTTAATACCCGGAAGTGAATATACCTCTCCAGACATCAGCCCATGAACATAACATTCTCCCACCAACGTCCATTTCCGCGCTTCCCCTTCAACATCCTGCCCTCCCGGCCTCAACACAAACGGCGTCTTGCCCCCCTCCAAAACAACAACCACgtccccatcctccatcgAATCCGGCCCCATGAGGAAATACCCGCCATCCGTGACCGCAAATCTCCTATACCTCGTCACCAGCGTCGCCTCATGACTCCATTTAAAGGGGTCGCCGGCCCTCGCTGCCCCCAGCAACTGCGGCGAGATCTTGTTCCTCTGCACGCCGCTCTTGACGAGGTACGACGCCCCGTTGCTGAGCCAGTTCTTGGACGGGATGTCAGCGTACGAGCGGGAGCGGTCGGCGCCGATGCACCCGTTCGAGAGTGTTTGCACGAGGGCGTAAAACGCGGACGACTCGTGGGCCGGTCGCCATTCTTGCGGGGTGGCAGACGGGTGCGGCGCGTACTGTACATCCAGGTCGAAGAGGTCGTGGCCGCATATGTCTTTCCAGAGGGCTTCTAATGGGCTGATGGTCCAGCGGGCGTGGCGGAACTGGAAGGCTTTGCCGTGGAAGATCCATGACCGGCGGTGCACGGTGTCTACTCGCACGCCGTGGATGTGTAAGATGTGGTTTTGCTCGTCGATTTGTAATTTTGGAGCTGTTGATCCGGCTGCGGCGTGGGGAGTGACGGGCGATCCTATCATGTGTACTGGGAGGACGCGCCAGTCTGGCACCCAGCTCGGTAAAGTGATGGTGGTGTTATCAAACAGCGGTTTGCGACTGTTGGACACGACATTGTGCGTCGCGGAGAGGAGAATCAGCGAGGACGCATCTTTGAGGACGCGAACCGCCATGTCGCAGTATACTTGGGCCACAGGACGGCTATAATCCGCCGTCAGGTCCTGCAGCTCCAAACTGCCCTTCTGGACGGAGAAGTGCCCCAGAAACGCGTAGATGTGGTCCCTCGGATCCCGGGCGAGCAGGTGTCTCGCCCGGTGCAGCTCGTAGACAAAGTTGCCCCGGTTGTGGTTCTCGTCGTACTCGTCCTCTGGCTCGACGAACCGGTTGTACAGGTACCGTATGCTGGGGGTGCTGATGTGGAAGCGCGTCCGGAGGAAGTGGTACTGCTGGTTGAGGATGCCGCATACGTTGGAGAGTTTCTCCCATTCTAGTTCGGCGGTTCCCCAGAAGAGACTTGCCGGTGCGCCGGTTCCTATTTCCTGCACGATCCACATCCTTCCAAACTGTTGTTGTGTTAGATGGTTTCATGAATGTGAAGTGTAAAACTCACCCATGGTAAGCGGGTTAACCGTGAGAATGGCACCCACGGCTCGTAAGCCTGTCTGTACAGTTGCTCCGAGTGCGCGACTCGAAATTCCTTGTGTTtatcttcatcgtcaaacacGTCGTGCAGGTAATCGACCATTTGCTTTGCTAGTTCTGCGTCCCCCTTTTCGTCGGGACCTAACCAGACGAGTATCCTGCCAGCACCTTTATACACTTCATTCATAAGCTTGACCTGGCTGCTCCTCTCTTGGATGTCATCCTGGTTGATGCAGATTTGATCGGCCCATAATCTCCTTGGTTTCGTGGGGAGTCTCATTCGACAGAGCGCATCGTGAATGCTCCTCGTCAGGGGTAAGGATTGTGCATCACACAAGATGGACTTGGTGCGTCCGCCTGCGCCCCAGACGTAGGAGATTGTTTCGTAGGAGGAGCTACTTTCACTGTTGAGTAGGGAGTCGAGGTCTTCAATTGATAGTGAGCCGGTGAGTGGTGCGGCGGCCTGGGTGGAAGGTTGGAGGGTGAGGACGCGGATGGATCGTTTGTTTGGCAGAGGTGGGTATTTGTATGTGGTTTGGGAGGAGGGCGGAGAGGGCGTTGGATGGGGACTCGTATCCATGAATGAGGATGTTGGACTTTGTGGATGTGTTTGCGTCCGGGTTAGAGTTTTTGTGGGAGAGTGATGATGAGCGTCGTCATCGGGAAATTGAGTGAGATTGAGACTGAAGTGAGATGAGATGTGATCATGTCCCCTGTAATTGTGTGTTGGGTCGTGGAGTTAGTCCACTCTGACGGCGACGGGACAGGCAACAGCCGGCGAGAGAATTGATGCGAATTAACAGATGTGCTTGCTGAATTATACAGGTAAATGCATGGCGCTTATAATAAAGACGAATTCAAATACATTCAGCTGCTGGCGATAAATTGAATATGAAAATGAGCTAAGAGGTCggtcaagttcaacagcGTGTAGCACGATGGGCGAATTTGATGCCCCTCCATCACACCAGATGGATCAGCTGTCAGCCGTCTATAGTTGGTCTTAGTTAAGTCCGCCACTTCGTTCGAGGCCAATGAAGGTGAACGATCTTGGGAGCAATTGCGGGCGCAAATGTGTCACGCCgaacaccaccacatcagCTTCTCAGATGGGAGGATATGCTAGCCAAATCACAACTAGATTACGGAATATATACAGCTGAATCTAATAGAGCGGCCCAAGTGCTGCACATACATCATTTATGTCCTACTATCATCGCCAAGGAGGCAAGTTCCAATAAAGCAAACGACCAGTGAACGCCGCCGTATCATGTATCATCATCCAGGGAATCCTATTATCAAAGAGTGCTTCGAGGTGAACCAGCATGACTTACAGGCCATGCATACCACCAACTGTCAAATCCTCCCCTCAACTTGATTTCCTTCACACACTCTCCCTCACGTTTACCGGATCGCCAGTAACACTCactccatcctcatccatcgTCCTCGCCCTGTGAGCGAACTCGCTCGTCACGATGCCTGCGCCCAATGGGCCGATGCTTGTCTCCTTTCTGCCGTCGCGAAGCTCCCAGCTTCCCACACGTTCCTCATTCCGCCCTGTTTGAGAAACCGTCATGTCCGCGTCACTAGCCTTTCTGTCATTACCTTTGAATCCGCCTGCGGCAGTTCCAGTAGATCCGCCATCTTGTCGTGGGTGACGGCTGAAGCGCCAGCCGCCGAGTCCCATGAATCCTGCGATGACGCATGCAATAAGGACGGCCATGAGGAGGgcgcccaaaacaccagcgACAGCAGGACTGACGTCGCTTGAAGACGAACCATTCTTTTGGTCATCAGAAAGAGTACGGTTGCTCATACAAAAGGTTGATGTCGTGGCTGGACTGCAAATCGTGCACCACTCAGTAGGGGTTCTGCTAATGTCATTCATCTTTTGGAGGAAAGAGTTGTACGACATGGCAGAGCCGCCGAAACCAGACCCGAACAAGGGATACTTCGAAAACTCGTCCCCCAGATCAGCACTTGCCTTGTACCAGAATCTGACTTGAAGGCTATCTGCAGTGCCACCCGAGCCAATATCGCCTACTAATTCGAACACAATAGCAGACCCTGGCTTTGGTAACTGTGAAATTGCGCTTGCTTCTGGATTCTGCTGGTTCATGAGACCCCCAACTCCAAAGAAGGCCATCATGGGCCGGGAAGACCCAAACATGAGAGTCAGTTTCCCTTTCGTTCCGCTGGTCGCCAGAAAAGTGCTAAACTGGTCCGTAACTTTGTTCGCCAACGTACGTCCCGAAATGCTATACAGCACATTGAGACGGTCGTCCTTGTCGGTGTTGTTCCCGTAGCTGGTCTTTGCTTGCTCCAGAGTAAAGGCATTATTTTGCAGAGTGGAAAGTGTGTCATTGGCATCCTGCAAACCCTTGTTAACCGTCTCGTTGTAGGCATACTCATAATTGACAAAATCGTATATTTCTTTCGCATTGACGTATGATGCTTCGTCACTTGGCAAGCTGCCTTGGAGAGGATCGCTAGAAAACAACTTGGTGTAGAAGTAATCCTCGTCGTTCACTTTCTTGGTCATTTCAGGGCTTTTGGATAGATTTTGGGTCATCTGCGTTTGCCATGCCGTGCACGCTTCGTCGCCTTGAATGCTGCCCGGTGTTGCAGATTAGCTTTTTTCTCAGACAAGCTCCAGCCATGTCTGTGTGACTTGCAC
This window contains:
- a CDS encoding HET domain-containing protein (similar to Cordyceps militaris CM01 XP_006674245.1) is translated as MDTSPHPTPSPPSSQTTYKYPPLPNKRSIRVLTLQPSTQAAAPLTGSLSIEDLDSLLNSESSSSYETISYVWGAGGRTKSILCDAQSLPLTRSIHDALCRMRLPTKPRRLWADQICINQDDIQERSSQVKLMNEVYKGAGRILVWLGPDEKGDAELAKQMVDYLHDVFDDEDKHKEFRVAHSEQLYRQAYEPWVPFSRLTRLPWFGRMWIVQEIGTGAPASLFWGTAELEWEKLSNVCGILNQQYHFLRTRFHISTPSIRYLYNRFVEPEDEYDENHNRGNFVYELHRARHLLARDPRDHIYAFLGHFSVQKGSLELQDLTADYSRPVAQVYCDMAVRVLKDASSLILLSATHNVVSNSRKPLFDNTTITLPSWVPDWRVLPVHMIGSPVTPHAAAGSTAPKLQIDEQNHILHIHGVRVDTVHRRSWIFHGKAFQFRHARWTISPLEALWKDICGHDLFDLDVQYAPHPSATPQEWRPAHESSAFYALVQTLSNGCIGADRSRSYADIPSKNWLSNGASYLVKSGVQRNKISPQLLGAARAGDPFKWSHEATLVTRYRRFAVTDGGYFLMGPDSMEDGDVVVVLEGGKTPFVLRPGGQDVEGEARKWTLVGECYVHGLMSGEVYSLPGIKPEIFSIY
- a CDS encoding histidine acid phosphatase (similar to Metarhizium acridum CQMa 102 XP_007812113.1) encodes the protein MISSSSFVAVSGLLACIAAQTSNPTVRAAVVFINHGETTPTVIGDHVVLTPNGAQQMQRLGAAFRSRYLGGTASDTTSNSSSTAPIQSISTDSIDNTQIAIMAGTQEWSTNSATAFMQGLYPPRSNSSNLGHNYVLNSNTTDYPLNGYQYAQIITYPESDSNSVAIQGDEACTAWQTQMTQNLSKSPEMTKKVNDEDYFYTKLFSSDPLQGSLPSDEASYVNAKEIYDFVNYEYAYNETVNKGLQDANDTLSTLQNNAFTLEQAKTSYGNNTDKDDRLNVLYSISGRTLANKVTDQFSTFLATSGTKGKLTLMFGSSRPMMAFFGVGGLMNQQNPEASAISQLPKPGSAIVFELVGDIGSGGTADSLQVRFWYKASADLGDEFSKYPLFGSGFGGSAMSYNSFLQKMNDISRTPTEWCTICSPATTSTFCMSNRTLSDDQKNGSSSSDVSPAVAGVLGALLMAVLIACVIAGFMGLGGWRFSRHPRQDGGSTGTAAGGFKGNDRKASDADMTVSQTGRNEERVGSWELRDGRKETSIGPLGAGIVTSEFAHRARTMDEDGVSVTGDPVNVRESV